The Verrucomicrobium spinosum DSM 4136 = JCM 18804 genome includes a region encoding these proteins:
- a CDS encoding molybdopterin-dependent oxidoreductase yields the protein MNPSPRPPDMAADFTQRKEAWARKMQERGAHRLAERSVDRLPPGQHLAAGFPVLDLGIHPKVKLEEWKLEITGEVEVPLTLSRGKLSALPFTQRTSDFHCVTTWSKYDCAWSGVLLADLLDRLRPHEGAQYVFYTSYDGYTTNTLVEDWTHADALLATHFEGKPITLEHGAPARIVIPHLYAWKSAKFVRKIEFLSAEQLGYWEKRGYSNTADPWLNDRFAETARSYLP from the coding sequence ATGAATCCTTCACCCCGACCTCCCGACATGGCTGCTGACTTCACGCAACGCAAAGAGGCCTGGGCGCGGAAGATGCAGGAGCGGGGAGCGCACCGTCTGGCGGAACGCTCCGTGGACCGGTTGCCACCCGGCCAGCATCTGGCCGCCGGGTTTCCGGTGCTGGATCTGGGGATCCATCCCAAGGTCAAACTGGAGGAATGGAAGCTGGAAATCACCGGAGAGGTGGAAGTGCCCCTGACGCTCTCGCGGGGCAAGTTGAGCGCCTTACCGTTCACGCAGCGTACCAGTGACTTCCACTGCGTCACGACCTGGAGCAAGTATGACTGCGCCTGGAGCGGAGTGTTGCTGGCAGATCTCCTCGACCGGCTCCGCCCGCATGAAGGGGCGCAGTACGTCTTCTATACCAGCTATGACGGGTACACCACGAACACTCTGGTGGAGGACTGGACGCATGCCGATGCCCTGCTGGCCACGCATTTTGAGGGAAAACCCATCACTCTGGAACACGGCGCGCCAGCACGGATTGTCATCCCGCATCTCTATGCCTGGAAGAGTGCCAAGTTCGTGAGAAAGATCGAGTTCCTGAGCGCGGAGCAGCTCGGGTACTGGGAAAAACGCGGCTATAGCAACACGGCAGACCCCTGGCTGAACGACCGGTTCGCGGAAACGGCGAGGTCGTATCTTCCGTGA
- a CDS encoding ABC transporter ATP-binding protein, producing the protein MSLLNVENLKMHFPVRGGILMRALKTCKAVDGVSISVSQGETLGLVGESGCGKTTLGKAIVRLYQPTDGKLQFEGQDITRASQRALRPIRRDIQMIFQDPAESLNPRLTVRDILEEPFLIQKQGTTAERRQWVGELLDKVGLASTAADRFPFEFSGGQRQRIGIARAIALKPKLIVCDEPVSALDVSVQSQVLNLMLDLQREMGLSYLFIAHGLSVVKHMSDRVAVMYLGKIVEMAPSEELYHHPRHAYTKALLDAIPVPDPSKRRARRLLSGDVPSPIDPPKGCAFGHRMKHPKWEQSVGMELKLEEVSPGHWVQKCPCCMD; encoded by the coding sequence ATGAGCCTGCTGAACGTCGAAAATCTGAAAATGCATTTCCCTGTGCGCGGGGGAATCCTCATGCGTGCTCTGAAGACCTGCAAGGCCGTGGATGGGGTTTCCATCTCAGTTTCTCAGGGCGAGACTCTGGGGTTGGTGGGGGAATCTGGTTGCGGGAAGACGACACTCGGGAAGGCCATTGTGCGGCTCTATCAGCCCACCGATGGCAAGCTCCAGTTTGAAGGGCAGGACATCACGCGTGCGAGCCAGCGGGCGCTTCGTCCCATCCGCCGCGACATCCAGATGATCTTCCAGGACCCTGCGGAGTCTCTGAATCCGAGGCTGACGGTGCGCGACATCCTTGAAGAGCCTTTCCTTATTCAAAAGCAGGGCACGACGGCGGAACGCCGCCAGTGGGTGGGGGAACTGCTCGACAAGGTCGGACTGGCCTCTACCGCTGCCGACCGTTTCCCCTTCGAGTTTTCCGGCGGCCAGCGTCAGCGCATCGGCATTGCCCGCGCCATCGCGCTCAAGCCCAAGCTGATTGTCTGTGATGAGCCGGTGTCGGCGCTCGACGTCAGCGTGCAGAGCCAGGTGCTGAACTTGATGCTGGATCTCCAACGTGAGATGGGGTTGAGCTACCTTTTTATTGCGCATGGGCTCTCCGTGGTGAAGCACATGAGCGACCGGGTCGCGGTGATGTATCTGGGCAAGATCGTGGAGATGGCCCCCTCTGAAGAGCTCTATCACCATCCGCGCCACGCCTACACCAAGGCGCTTCTGGATGCCATCCCGGTGCCGGATCCCTCGAAGCGTCGCGCCCGCCGCCTTCTCTCGGGAGACGTGCCTTCCCCCATCGATCCACCCAAGGGCTGTGCCTTTGGCCACCGCATGAAGCATCCCAAGTGGGAGCAGAGTGTGGGCATGGAGCTCAAACTGGAGGAGGTCTCCCCCGGCCACTGGGTGCAGAAGTGCCCCTGCTGCATGGACTAG
- a CDS encoding ABC transporter ATP-binding protein: MSAADNILEVKDLVTVFDTDAGRVTAVDGVRFEVERGKTLGLVGESGCGKSVTAFSINRLLPQPHGKIAGGSIAFEGRNLAELSVEELRKFRGREISMIFQEPMTALNPVQTVGKQLAEAILLHQKCSSREILQRSVELLTKVRIPSPEVRLQEYPHQLSGGMRQRVMIAMALVHKPKLLIADEPTTALDVTVQAQILDLINSLQKEMGMSVLLITHDLGVIAETCDEVVVMYAGRVVERAPVAELFSSPRHAYTQGLLQSIPKIESTPKSRLKAIPGSVPPIETLLPGCRFAERSGRPHLPEHLNQRPPFIEISPQHWVEQCPVCVA; the protein is encoded by the coding sequence ATGAGTGCCGCTGACAACATTCTTGAAGTGAAGGATCTGGTCACGGTGTTCGACACCGATGCCGGCCGGGTGACTGCCGTGGACGGGGTACGGTTTGAGGTCGAACGCGGCAAAACGCTGGGCCTGGTGGGGGAGTCTGGCTGTGGCAAGAGCGTCACGGCGTTCTCCATCAACCGTCTGCTGCCCCAGCCGCATGGCAAGATCGCGGGAGGTTCCATCGCGTTTGAAGGCCGTAATCTCGCGGAGCTGAGCGTGGAGGAGCTTCGCAAGTTCCGTGGACGGGAGATCAGCATGATCTTCCAGGAACCCATGACGGCGCTCAATCCTGTGCAGACGGTTGGCAAGCAGCTGGCCGAGGCCATCTTGCTGCATCAGAAGTGCAGCTCACGGGAGATCCTGCAACGGTCCGTTGAACTGCTGACGAAGGTTCGCATCCCTTCACCGGAGGTCCGGCTTCAGGAGTATCCGCATCAGCTCTCTGGCGGCATGCGGCAGCGTGTGATGATCGCCATGGCCCTCGTGCACAAGCCCAAGTTGCTGATCGCTGATGAACCCACCACCGCCCTGGATGTCACGGTGCAGGCGCAGATTCTGGATCTGATCAACAGCCTGCAGAAGGAGATGGGCATGAGCGTGTTGTTGATCACCCATGACCTGGGGGTGATCGCTGAGACCTGTGACGAGGTGGTGGTCATGTACGCAGGTCGCGTGGTGGAACGAGCACCCGTGGCGGAGCTCTTTTCCTCTCCGCGACACGCCTACACACAGGGCCTGCTACAGAGCATCCCCAAGATTGAATCCACTCCCAAGTCGCGGCTCAAGGCGATTCCCGGCAGCGTGCCTCCCATCGAGACCTTGCTTCCAGGCTGTCGATTCGCAGAGCGGTCGGGACGCCCCCATCTGCCTGAACACTTGAACCAGCGTCCGCCCTTCATTGAAATCTCCCCCCAGCACTGGGTGGAACAATGCCCCGTTTGCGTCGCATGA
- a CDS encoding extracellular solute-binding protein — protein MRKALWGGVLAASLAVGGFTAHADDRFPPYDNTEEVKAFWKSKPDFFQWKTPADLPNDLKWENGGDLPEMGDPAAKKGGTFHDYIESFPATFRINGPDANGSFRSEHHDNILITLVQRHLNVEGWAPGLADEWAISPDKKTIYYRLCPTATYSDGVPVEVEDFFMTFFIMLSPHIQDPWYNDFYAKEFKAITKYDDHTFSITIPNLKPDPLWYADLPPSPRHFYKEFTDDYPARYQWRKSPTTGAYDILPDGIKKGRSVTLTRVKNWWAKDRKNFRYRFNPDFIEYKVVANMDKAFEMFRQGQLDFYIMGLPRYWYDKAEIPEIYNGYIERGIFYSVYPRISRGIYLNQSKPPLDNLDVRLGINHALNFKKVIEIDFRGDPNRMKSTFAGFGRYTNPALKPREFDVAKAEEYFTKAGFAKRGADGIRVNDKGQRLSLTLSLPNIGPMVQIAMRLKQEALKTGLDLGVEALDTTQLYKKIDQKNHEMCLVGWSAQPPYPRFWEYYHSDNAWKVQPDGTRKVVPDTNNVTMTADPSMDPIIDQQRVAPTEEEMQRLCWILEEMVEAKAVAIPGWESPWYRYGHWRWVRWPKDGNLKNSQLPLDTYVHWIDEDVKEETLEAKRAGKSFGETLRVFDQYKDQ, from the coding sequence ATGAGGAAAGCCCTGTGGGGGGGCGTGTTGGCTGCATCCCTTGCCGTGGGAGGGTTCACCGCCCATGCGGACGACCGTTTCCCCCCGTACGACAACACGGAGGAGGTCAAGGCTTTCTGGAAGTCCAAGCCTGACTTCTTCCAGTGGAAAACGCCTGCGGATCTCCCGAATGATCTGAAATGGGAAAACGGCGGCGATCTGCCGGAGATGGGCGATCCTGCCGCGAAGAAGGGAGGGACTTTTCACGACTACATAGAGTCGTTTCCTGCAACTTTCCGGATCAACGGGCCGGATGCGAACGGGTCTTTCCGCAGCGAACACCACGACAACATTCTGATCACGCTGGTGCAGCGTCACTTGAATGTCGAGGGCTGGGCACCGGGGCTTGCTGACGAGTGGGCCATCTCCCCGGACAAGAAGACGATCTACTACCGGCTCTGCCCGACCGCGACTTACTCCGATGGCGTGCCCGTGGAGGTGGAGGACTTCTTCATGACGTTCTTCATCATGTTGAGCCCGCACATCCAGGATCCCTGGTACAACGACTTTTACGCCAAGGAGTTCAAGGCGATCACGAAGTATGATGACCATACCTTCTCGATCACCATCCCGAACCTGAAGCCTGATCCGCTCTGGTATGCGGATCTCCCTCCGTCCCCCCGGCATTTCTACAAGGAGTTCACCGACGACTATCCCGCCCGGTATCAGTGGAGGAAGTCACCCACCACCGGAGCCTATGACATCCTGCCAGATGGCATCAAGAAAGGCCGGTCCGTCACGCTCACGCGGGTGAAGAACTGGTGGGCGAAGGACCGGAAGAACTTCCGCTATCGGTTCAATCCCGACTTTATTGAGTACAAGGTCGTGGCCAACATGGACAAGGCGTTCGAGATGTTCCGCCAGGGCCAGCTCGACTTTTACATCATGGGACTGCCCCGCTACTGGTACGACAAGGCGGAGATACCGGAGATCTACAACGGCTACATCGAGCGCGGGATCTTCTATAGCGTCTATCCCCGCATTTCCCGGGGTATTTACCTGAACCAGAGCAAGCCCCCTTTGGACAATCTGGATGTGCGCCTGGGCATCAACCATGCGCTTAATTTCAAGAAGGTGATTGAAATCGACTTCCGCGGCGATCCCAACCGCATGAAGAGCACCTTTGCAGGATTCGGGCGCTATACCAATCCGGCGCTCAAGCCCAGGGAGTTTGATGTCGCCAAGGCGGAGGAGTATTTCACCAAGGCAGGCTTTGCCAAACGGGGGGCTGATGGGATTCGGGTGAACGACAAAGGACAGCGCCTCAGTCTCACCCTGTCACTGCCCAACATCGGGCCCATGGTGCAGATCGCCATGCGGCTGAAGCAGGAGGCCTTGAAAACAGGGCTGGATCTGGGGGTGGAGGCGCTCGATACCACCCAGCTCTATAAAAAGATCGACCAGAAGAATCACGAGATGTGCCTGGTGGGATGGTCGGCGCAGCCGCCCTACCCACGTTTCTGGGAGTACTATCATTCCGACAACGCCTGGAAAGTGCAGCCGGACGGGACCAGGAAAGTGGTGCCGGACACCAACAACGTGACGATGACGGCTGATCCGTCGATGGATCCGATCATCGACCAGCAACGTGTGGCACCGACCGAAGAAGAGATGCAGCGGCTCTGCTGGATCCTTGAGGAAATGGTGGAGGCGAAGGCTGTTGCGATCCCCGGCTGGGAGTCTCCCTGGTATCGCTATGGCCATTGGAGATGGGTGCGCTGGCCCAAGGACGGGAACCTCAAGAACAGCCAACTCCCCCTCGACACGTATGTGCATTGGATCGATGAAGATGTGAAGGAGGAGACCCTGGAGGCGAAGCGTGCGGGGAAATCCTTCGGAGAAACGCTGCGCGTGTTTGACCAGTACAAAGATCAATGA
- a CDS encoding ABC transporter permease subunit produces the protein MSLSPRKLGTALLCWALGSAAFQWAGLRVPFFKLPQLAGEELTEVIFAVARLCGAKGAWTANPVGFAGVVSWILLALLTAVSLHFLFRHAPQWQFNPLTRKKMQRFRSIRRGYVAWMILLALVFVACLDNLIVGKRALVVHYNGKYYFPFVSPLIPGSTFGLPYDSETEYRALKKKLAEEKGGSNWVLMPPVPYGAHLDAPEVVEELEDRGGVIFRRGAAQPFDGRAYSVYPSKPTQPRQEWTYRKGLRHGDMRGWNPGGEQVEKGKFEQGKQVEYSDFTDGKAAGLEAGTGLQTQLFPPMAPSLQHRHYLGTNTSGGDVLASLFGGLQQSIYVVIFYLVVTVTLGVVIGGIMGFFGGWIDLFGQRIIEIWSTMPFLFIVLIVSSVIQPQTSILVLIICLFSWVSPTLYMRTATYRERERDYVAATRLLGAGTGRILFKHILPNTIAVFVTLVPFMVPDIIISLAGLDFLGFGLPPDQPSWGRLLQEGTENFNYPWIVSSAFCALVFVLVLVTFVGEAVREAFDPKKFTTYQ, from the coding sequence ATGAGTTTATCTCCACGCAAACTAGGAACCGCCCTGCTGTGCTGGGCTCTGGGCTCGGCAGCCTTTCAGTGGGCAGGCCTTCGAGTGCCGTTTTTCAAGCTGCCGCAACTGGCAGGTGAGGAACTGACGGAGGTGATCTTCGCCGTGGCCCGGCTCTGCGGGGCCAAAGGGGCATGGACGGCCAACCCAGTGGGCTTTGCCGGGGTGGTCTCATGGATCTTGCTGGCCCTATTGACGGCGGTGAGCCTCCACTTTCTGTTTAGGCATGCCCCGCAGTGGCAGTTTAATCCGCTGACCAGGAAAAAGATGCAGCGGTTCCGCTCGATCCGTCGAGGGTATGTGGCGTGGATGATCTTGCTGGCCCTCGTGTTTGTCGCGTGTCTGGACAACCTGATCGTAGGCAAACGGGCACTGGTCGTGCACTACAATGGGAAGTACTATTTCCCGTTCGTATCGCCTCTGATCCCTGGTAGCACTTTTGGGCTGCCCTATGATAGCGAGACGGAATACCGGGCGCTCAAGAAGAAGCTTGCCGAAGAAAAAGGCGGCTCCAACTGGGTGCTCATGCCGCCCGTACCGTATGGTGCTCATCTGGATGCGCCCGAGGTGGTGGAGGAACTGGAGGACCGTGGCGGTGTCATCTTTCGCCGCGGAGCTGCCCAGCCGTTTGATGGTCGCGCCTACAGCGTGTATCCCTCCAAGCCCACCCAACCGCGTCAGGAGTGGACCTATCGCAAAGGCCTCCGACATGGAGACATGCGTGGCTGGAACCCCGGCGGGGAACAAGTGGAAAAAGGCAAGTTTGAGCAAGGCAAGCAGGTCGAATACAGCGATTTCACTGATGGCAAGGCGGCTGGGCTGGAGGCTGGCACCGGTTTACAGACCCAGTTGTTCCCCCCCATGGCCCCCTCGCTGCAGCATCGTCACTATCTGGGGACCAATACCAGCGGTGGGGATGTACTCGCCTCACTGTTTGGGGGCTTGCAGCAGTCGATCTATGTAGTGATTTTCTACCTCGTGGTTACCGTGACACTCGGGGTGGTGATTGGTGGGATCATGGGTTTCTTTGGCGGATGGATCGACCTCTTCGGGCAGCGGATTATTGAAATCTGGTCCACCATGCCCTTCCTCTTCATTGTCCTGATCGTGAGTTCAGTGATTCAGCCTCAAACTTCCATTCTGGTGCTGATCATCTGCCTGTTCTCATGGGTGAGTCCCACGCTCTACATGCGCACTGCCACCTATCGTGAGAGAGAGCGCGACTACGTGGCCGCCACACGCCTGCTTGGGGCGGGTACTGGGAGGATTCTGTTCAAACATATCTTGCCGAACACCATCGCTGTCTTCGTCACCCTGGTGCCGTTCATGGTGCCGGACATCATCATTTCACTTGCTGGCCTCGACTTCCTGGGATTTGGCCTGCCGCCTGACCAGCCCAGCTGGGGGCGGCTCCTTCAGGAAGGGACTGAGAATTTCAACTATCCCTGGATCGTGAGCTCGGCCTTCTGCGCACTGGTCTTCGTGCTGGTGCTGGTCACCTTTGTCGGTGAGGCCGTGCGTGAAGCATTCGATCCTAAAAAGTTCACCACCTATCAATGA
- a CDS encoding ABC transporter permease, whose translation MRDYFIRRLLLIIPTLLGATLAVFFITRIVPGGPLEARMRQAMALASERSMKDAGGSLSEEQKEQLAAYYGFDKPFFAAYLIWLGVTPQEVEKQYIKFEEGQAEAKITLKTLLPRDQWTATNAFKVTEATVDRKGVLSGSDVSGWKTKAEAEKQRVTVFRNKFNGLLQGNLGVSTRYNDRVWDMIKERMPVSLFYGLVTFMLTYAVCIPLGVIKAIKHRTVLDNATSVIIFIGYAVPGFVLGSLLVVYLAARMGWFPTGGFVSDNFSQLSVPGKAWDLIHHAVLPLICYMVGGFAFMTMLVKNNLMDNLAADYVRTAIAKGATFRGAVLGHALRNSLIPLATTLGQVVTVFVGGSILIERIFDINGFGMLSIQAITDRDYPLVMGVLVVSASLTLLGNILSDFFVALADPRIRFR comes from the coding sequence ATGAGGGACTATTTCATTCGCCGCCTTCTCCTCATCATCCCGACTTTGCTCGGGGCGACGCTCGCCGTGTTCTTTATCACCCGGATTGTTCCCGGAGGGCCGCTGGAAGCCCGGATGAGACAGGCCATGGCTCTGGCCTCGGAGCGCAGCATGAAGGACGCGGGGGGCTCCCTCAGCGAGGAGCAGAAGGAGCAGCTCGCCGCCTACTATGGTTTCGACAAGCCTTTCTTTGCTGCCTACCTGATCTGGCTGGGGGTCACCCCCCAGGAGGTGGAGAAGCAATACATCAAGTTCGAAGAGGGGCAGGCGGAGGCCAAGATCACCCTCAAGACCCTGCTGCCCCGGGACCAGTGGACCGCCACCAATGCCTTCAAGGTGACGGAGGCGACCGTTGACCGAAAGGGGGTGTTGAGTGGGTCTGATGTGTCCGGCTGGAAGACCAAGGCTGAGGCCGAAAAGCAGCGGGTGACCGTCTTCCGAAACAAATTCAACGGTCTTCTACAGGGGAATCTGGGAGTTTCCACGCGGTACAACGACCGGGTGTGGGACATGATCAAAGAGCGAATGCCGGTCTCGCTTTTTTACGGACTGGTCACTTTCATGCTGACCTACGCCGTTTGCATTCCGCTGGGGGTGATCAAGGCGATCAAACATCGCACGGTGCTGGACAATGCCACTTCGGTCATCATTTTCATCGGGTATGCCGTTCCTGGATTTGTGCTGGGAAGTCTCCTGGTGGTTTACCTGGCAGCCAGGATGGGCTGGTTCCCCACGGGCGGATTTGTCAGTGACAACTTCAGCCAGCTGAGCGTGCCTGGAAAGGCCTGGGACCTCATTCACCATGCCGTGCTGCCGCTGATCTGCTACATGGTGGGCGGGTTCGCCTTCATGACGATGCTGGTGAAAAACAACCTCATGGACAACCTCGCGGCAGATTACGTGAGAACCGCGATTGCCAAGGGGGCGACCTTCCGGGGTGCCGTGTTGGGGCATGCCCTGCGAAACTCGCTCATTCCTCTGGCCACCACCCTGGGGCAGGTGGTCACCGTGTTTGTGGGAGGCTCCATCCTGATTGAGCGCATCTTTGACATCAATGGATTTGGGATGTTGAGCATCCAGGCCATCACGGACCGGGACTATCCGCTGGTGATGGGGGTGTTGGTGGTTTCCGCCTCGCTCACCCTGCTGGGAAACATTCTGTCTGACTTCTTCGTGGCGCTGGCGGACCCGCGCATTCGTTTCCGATGA
- a CDS encoding peptide ABC transporter substrate-binding protein yields MKWTTRLLVLAVFVGGLVCFHIVRSNRPLRVNEATKEDTLLLGNATELSTLDLQVATGQPEHMVFAALFEGLVAPDPANPDKPAPGAASSWETKDSIHWTFHLRPNGKWSDGTPLTAHDFVWSYQRILNPALAAQYASMLYPLKNAEEFNKGTLKDFSQVGIKAIDNHTLELTLVGPMPYLLGMMKHYSWFPVPRHVIEKFGSVTDRANRWTKAGNLVGNGPFALTEWRFTHSLTVVKNPYYWDAAVVRLKKIVFVPIASDTTEERAFRDGQIHSTFTLPNPLIQEYAKNRRDVLTSEPILSVYFYRINTTREMLKDVRVRKALSLAIDRDGIINNILRAGQKPSLGLTPYPESLDYPQAPKSIRFDPVEAKRLMAEAGYPDGKGFPKFDILINTHEAHRVIAEAVQEMWRKNLGINVGIYNQDWGVYLESQRQMNYAVCRAAWGGDYPDPLTFLSMWKTGDGNNETGWSNAKFDDLINQSNQEADATKRLNLLGQAETILLDEMPIIPFYWYVQVYASRPELKGRMPSVLQHRAYKGWYLDHSVLKQPATVAAPAP; encoded by the coding sequence ATGAAGTGGACCACCCGCCTCCTGGTACTTGCCGTGTTCGTCGGCGGGCTGGTGTGCTTTCACATCGTCCGCTCCAACAGGCCTTTAAGGGTGAATGAGGCCACCAAGGAGGACACGCTGCTGCTGGGAAACGCCACAGAGCTGAGCACCTTGGATCTTCAGGTTGCCACAGGCCAGCCCGAGCACATGGTCTTTGCAGCCCTCTTTGAAGGTCTCGTCGCCCCCGACCCAGCAAATCCCGACAAACCCGCTCCGGGTGCCGCATCCTCCTGGGAGACCAAGGACTCCATCCACTGGACCTTCCACCTCCGGCCCAATGGGAAATGGAGCGACGGAACACCCCTCACCGCCCACGACTTTGTCTGGTCCTACCAGCGCATTCTGAACCCCGCCCTCGCCGCGCAATATGCGTCGATGCTCTATCCCTTGAAGAATGCGGAGGAGTTCAACAAGGGAACTCTGAAAGACTTCTCCCAGGTGGGGATAAAAGCGATCGACAACCACACGCTGGAACTGACCCTCGTCGGTCCCATGCCCTACCTCTTGGGCATGATGAAGCACTATTCCTGGTTCCCCGTCCCCCGGCACGTGATCGAGAAGTTCGGAAGCGTAACGGACCGGGCCAATCGATGGACCAAGGCCGGCAACTTGGTAGGCAACGGCCCCTTCGCACTGACGGAATGGCGATTCACCCATTCATTGACCGTGGTTAAGAACCCCTACTATTGGGATGCAGCCGTCGTTCGGCTGAAGAAGATCGTCTTTGTCCCTATTGCCAGCGACACCACCGAAGAACGTGCGTTTCGGGACGGCCAGATTCACTCCACTTTCACGCTGCCCAACCCGCTCATCCAGGAGTATGCAAAGAACCGCAGGGACGTGCTCACCAGCGAGCCCATCCTGAGCGTTTACTTCTACCGTATCAACACCACCCGGGAGATGCTGAAAGATGTCCGGGTTCGCAAGGCCCTCAGCCTGGCCATCGATCGCGACGGCATCATCAACAACATCCTGCGCGCTGGCCAAAAGCCCTCGCTGGGCCTGACCCCGTATCCGGAAAGCCTCGACTACCCGCAGGCCCCCAAGTCGATCCGCTTTGATCCCGTCGAGGCCAAACGACTGATGGCTGAAGCAGGCTATCCCGATGGCAAGGGTTTCCCGAAGTTCGACATCCTCATCAACACTCACGAAGCCCACCGTGTGATCGCGGAAGCCGTGCAGGAGATGTGGCGCAAAAATCTGGGCATCAACGTGGGCATCTACAACCAGGACTGGGGGGTTTACCTGGAATCGCAACGCCAGATGAACTACGCCGTATGCCGTGCAGCGTGGGGTGGGGACTACCCGGATCCGCTGACCTTCCTCTCGATGTGGAAGACTGGCGACGGCAACAACGAGACTGGCTGGAGCAACGCCAAGTTTGATGATCTCATCAACCAGTCCAACCAGGAGGCCGACGCCACCAAACGCCTGAATTTGCTGGGGCAGGCGGAAACCATCCTGCTGGATGAGATGCCCATCATCCCCTTCTACTGGTATGTGCAGGTGTACGCCTCGCGACCAGAGCTCAAAGGCCGTATGCCAAGTGTCCTACAGCACCGCGCCTACAAGGGCTGGTACCTTGACCACTCCGTCCTCAAACAGCCAGCGACTGTTGCCGCCCCTGCCCCCTGA